Within the Oncorhynchus clarkii lewisi isolate Uvic-CL-2024 chromosome 2, UVic_Ocla_1.0, whole genome shotgun sequence genome, the region CACCTGTGCCTGCTTCAAAGGTTACaaactcaaaccagatgggaagaACTGTGAGGGTGAGTAGACTGGAGGTACAGTACCAGCCATATCTTGTTGAAAAGTTAGTGAGCTGGAATAAAACATCTAGTAGCTCCCCAGGACTAGGATTTCTCACCTCTTAGATACGGCTTCGATACTATctgcccctcttcctccctccatctcccagaTATAAACGAGTGCCTGCTGGGGGCCAGTAACTGCAGAGGAGGCGAGCACTGCATCAACACAGTGGGGTCATTCCGTTGCCAGAGAGAGGTCAGCTGTGGTACTGGCTACGAGCTCACGGACAGCAACAACTgcaaaggtcagaggtcacaacacaatgcctccTACAGGGGGAAAGGGAATCAATATGAATATAGAAGGATCAATATGTATGATTCATGATTCATACATCCATGATAAACTGGATctatctgtccgtctgtccgtctgtctgtctctttctatctatTCCCAGCTGGTAGAATTTGCTGGTAGAATTTGACTTGCAATGAAACTATTGTTGAATATTTATGAGAATAGATTTGAATCACATACAGTTTGATTTTCCTCGTACAACATGCCTTCTTTCCCCAGACATTGACGAGTGTGAGTCGGGCACCCACAACTGCTCCCCGGACTTTGAGTGCCAGAACACTCAGGGGTCGTTCCGCTGTCTGCCCAAGAACCAGTGTGGCGATGGATACATCCAGGACGCCATGGGCAGCTGCATCGGTGAGCATCAGGACCCTGACAGACGTTACCATGGCAACCTATCATCAAGGCAACACATAACCCCATCCATCCCACATGTACCCACAAACCCAGTATCTTCAAAGTACAGTTCACAGTGTTCTCTGACATACATGGAATATTTTAGGAACTCATCATCGTAGTGGTGGCGGGGAGGAAGGGGCACAAGGGGTTCAGTGATATGACCCTGTGGTGCCCTATGTGAACCATATCAGAGttgaagaggcgaagcgagaggtctGACTGCGCCCCGATTTTTTTGTATGAAGGTCAATGAGAGAGTGTCGAATTCGGTCAGCACAAAATGTAATTGCACATTTTCTaagtgaggcttatttgatcaaatagaagTTTCATAATGTTTAGGTTGTTACGAATGTACTGATTTAAGTGGACTCACGTGGTATCCCGGCAACTTTGAAAAAACAATTCTATATCAGAGTTGGGCATGTTGTTCACATGAGTATCttccctctcattggctagaatgttcccaccagctcctcctcctcccgccTGCCTTCCGCATTTGCGAACATTCATTCCCATTGTTAGAGCAGACAGTCCAATATCTTGTCAATATATAGATAATCGTTGCCCGTCTGTACAGtataacctctgacctctatccCAGACATCAATGAGTGTCTGGCCCAGACAGAGCCGTGCCGCCCTGGCCAGTTATGTATGAACACGATGGGCTCCTTCACCTGCCAGAGGAACTCTATCAACTGTGGCCGGGGATACCACCTCAACGACGGCGGCAACCGCTGCGTGGGTACGTACAGCTGCCTCACTTGCATACTTAGACCTCATCGTGCCAGTTGGGGATAAGGCCTCCATAAGGCCCCGCTCCTGGGCTATATTGGACACCTCTCAACATGCCCAGTGTACACTGCAGCACTGCTAGAATGGATCTCTGCCACGTTCACCTCCATTGATTAGCATCAGCAACCGGATACTGTAGCCTACATTTCCATGTATTTCCTGCGGCCTCGCTATCCTTTGGATTGCATTCTTTTGCTTAAGAATGTGCTTGTTTCTTCCTGTAATATCTTGTGGTCTCGCTCCCCCCTGGTGCAGATATCGATGAGTGTAAGGGTCCTGACGGAGCGTGTGCAGGCCACGGCTGTATCAACCTGGTAGGATCGTTCCGTTGTGAGTGTAAGGCTGGCTTCATCTTCAACAGCATCAGCCGCGTCTGCGAAGGTACGCACTGACCTAATCCTCCTAGTAGTTACATGGCAGTGTGATGTCAGTTGACGTAAGCAGGACGCCAACAGTCATGACTGTTTATGACATCTGTCATGTCAGTGTTATCACAGTGTTATGTAGGTCTTATGACAAAGGGTTCAAGTTAAGGGTCACCCAAGACTGGGTGGCTGTTATACAATAATGTTCTTTTAAaaataaggcacgaggggttgTGATATAcgaccaatataccacagctgaGGGATGTTCGTATGCACGACGCAACCTggtgtgcctggatacagcccttagccgtggcatattggccatttaccacaaacccctgaggtgccttattgctattataaactggttaccaacgtaattagagcagttcTCAAACCACGCAGTTTATAAAATAATCGAATATATGCCATAAGCAGATGCTTATATCCAAAGCGACTGACAATCATGCATATATTCTTTTACGTATTGGTGGCttcgggaatcgaacccacaatcctggcgttgcaagcgccacaCTCGGTCAACTGAGTCATACAAGACCAGGATACTGTCCTCTGTGCTTGGGTCTGTAGATGTGTCATACAGGACCAGGATACTGGATACAGTCATCTGTGCTTGCTCAAACTGTAGATGTTCAAGTTAGTGTCGTTTTCTTCTGTGTCTTAGATATCAACGAGTGCAGGCACTACCCTGGGCGCCTCTGTGCCCACAAGTGTGAGAATGTCCTGGGGTCCTACAAGTGCAGCTGCACCCAAGGCTTCAAGCTGGCCAGCGACGGCAGGAACTGTGATGGTAAGGCAGCCTTCGAAAGATAACAGAGGTGTTCAAATCTGGGCTTCTCTCATTGGCCATCTCTTGTTTTGCCTTACTGAAGTTTGTGGTCAATTCTTTTTCTCAATATCATGTGCagcatcttttttttttaaagatatacacatcaatacactacgAAAAGCAGAGCAGAGATACAAAACACATTGTCAGCATTTATTTTAACACTTGCAAGGAAACAGCACCTCCTGTGTGCACTGCTGGTAATACCGTATACCCCATTATTGTACAGGAACTGTATAGATATGGAAATCTGGAGGCACTAAAACATCACATTTTAGAGAGTTTTGAGATTATACCACAAGTAAGGTGCGAAaaaactaaaagctgatttacATAATTTAGTGGAAATGGAAGGGATCTCCAAAAGtagccatccctgagaccgggTCTGGTAGCTCGTACGTCTGTAGGTTAACAATGAAGTAAGGTACGGCGGAAGTTTGTGTAAGAGGGCTGTATAAACAGAAAGAGTGCAATGCATTTGATCTACGAGACCTCTGAGGGCCAGCCTACTTTCTGAGACCGAAGGCAGTGAGGTGTACTGAACTTGTCGCCCTTAATAAAGAGTAGTGCGCCATGATAAACTGTGTCCAATGTCTTCAATACAGTGGCAGCTGCGTTCATATAGCCGATATCACCATAATCTATACTGTCGAGTGAATGATTTGTTTTCTGTTATTTAACAAAAAGGCATGCCATATTCCTATAAATAAATACCATTTTATTTCTTAACTTCTTAACTAACTCATCCAGATATTTAGAAGTGGGGACAAAATCAATGTGGGCCTAGAGAAAGTTTACACTCACTTTGCACAGTTTTCACATTTTACTGTCTTAAAATAAAATTCCAAAATTTATACGTTTTCTATCGGTGTACACGACATACTTCACATTTTCTATCGGTGTACACAACATACTTCACATTTTCTATCGGTGTACACAACATACTTCACATTTTCTATCGGTGTACACAACATACTTCACATTTTCTATCGGTGTACACAACATACTTCACATTTTCTATCGGTGTACACAACATACTTCACATTTTCGAAGTGCAAGAACTTTTTCTGAACATTTTCCAAATGAATAACAAATACAACACAAAGATGTCTTGATTGCATAtatcttcacaccccagagttaatactcTGTGGAAACACCTTTGGCACCCATTACAGTTGTGAATAATTTTGAATAAGACTCTACTAACTTTGCACAACTTTTAGGGCAACGTATATCCATTTTTTGGGGGTGGGTCAAAATTGCTCAAGCACAATACATTTTGTTGGGAGTAATTGATGAACAACAATATTCAAACCTCGTCTctcattttcaagcagatttaagtctgGACTAAGACTGGACAActcaggaacactcaacacctATTGGAAATCCATTATGGTGTGTCTTTGGAATTAACATTTGTGTACAAAATATAATTCTATCCCAGGGTTATGTATTCAGAAGACTGAGTCAGGGTTTTTATCAGGCCTTTGCTTCGTTCATATTTCTTTTGTTTCTGACAAAATCACCAGTCCCTGCCGGTGACGATCATACCCATGaataatgctgccaccacaatacttgaagatacagatcaacaacattgcattcACTCCACATTACTGGCCTgtgtgacaaagtgaaaataattAAGTATGTGTTAAAAAATCCACTCCAAATCCTCAATGATGTTTTCAACAAGGCTGTTTAGTAATACTGCAAGACAACACAGCAAATAAATACACTTTTTTTGCTTAAATTAAAAACTACAGGCttgggtcaaatccaatacaGCAAAACAGAGAGTGAAACCATGTATTTTAAAGTATTGCTGTAGCAGCATtttgttatgggtgtgcttgtcaCCAGCAGGGACTATtgagtttgtcaggatcaaaataaatatgaaaggagcaaagcccagATATAAAGTTAGAGGAAAATCCATCTCAGTCTTCTGAAAACCGAACCATTTGATAAAGTTgtatttttcagcaggacaattacaAGAAAGTGTATGCCAAAGGCACACCATaatggctttccaagaggtgttgagtgttcctgagtggtccAGTCTCAATCCTGACATATATTTGCTTGGAAATCAGAGACAAtatttgaatattgctgtccatcaatgacCCCAAAACAAATGTACTGAGCTTgtgcaattttgacaaaaacaattggtacatgttgccctaagagttgtgcaaagtTGGTACAATCGTATTCAAAACTATAATGGCTGCCAAACATGCTTCCACCAActattaactctggggtgtgaagacatacgCAATTAAGACATCGTCATTTCTTTATtttggagtaggttgtgtagatcagTAGCAAAATAATCAAATGAATTCCCTTTTAAGGCAGCAAATGTGAAGTATGTGTAAGGagtgtgtgtagactttcactagcgaCTGTACATTTGCATAAATCATCAGATACATTGTGTCACTAGTGTTATCTCTAACTAAGTTATATTGTTGGGTGTAGATCTAAATGAATGTGAGAGCAGCCCCTGCAGTCAAGAGTGTGCCAACGTGTATGGCTCCTACCAGTGCTACTGTCGCCGTGGCTACCAGCTCAGTGACATAGATGGCATCAACTGTGAAGGTAGGAGATGCTAAAACGGTATCCGATGAGCCATAGCCTACTGTCAAACCCAATCAGGAGCCCCATAACTGAGGTATTTCTTATCTTTACTTCCTGTACCCTTTACATCCACCATGTTTGACCTCTGATCTTTAACCTCTGACCTTTCCAGACATTGATGAGTGTGCCCTGCCCACCGGGGGTCACATCTGCTCCTACCGCTGCAACAACACCCCTGGGAGTTTCCACTGCACCTGCCCCGCCTCCGGCTACACCCTGGCTCCCAATGGACGCAGCTGCCAGGGTAAGGCCTCACTCCTCAGGGGGGTGCAGGAGTCCACAGCATGGGGTCATGGTCATACTTCAGATCAGAAGACATATTGTAACAGTGATGATTCGGGGTGCATGAGTAACCTCGCCTGAGACCTGAAAATGTATGCTAGCTCTCTgagctaatgcctaggctttagatTAGCGGTCTAACACATTCAAGGTTTGAACCCAGGGTTTTATGTTTGATATAAAGGATTTTCCATGTTTGTGGTTCTGAGTTTATTtgtttctctccctgtccagatgTTGATGAGTGTgtgacaggaacacacacatgcTCTGTGACAGAGAGCTGCTTCAACGTGCAGGGTGGATTCAGATGCCTGTCATTCGAGTGTCCGCCCAACTACCGCCAAGCAGGGGAGATGTGAGTACCTACCTACCTGAGGTCTCTTTCTCAAATAATGGGGGTATATATCTGTTTTAAGTTCACATACTCATACTTGCGTCCTAAATAGTAGGCTCATTTTggctttgacaacagctgatcaaTTAGACATGGGGATGTGCTACCGAAATCAACGAATAGCGGGAAACAAAGCAATCGCGCATGATGCATTCTCAGTGTGCGAAAATTGGATGAGTTATAGTATTGAATTTTTTAAAAATCGAGTAtggtttaaatgccaggatgttataCTAATTTTGGCTCTTCGTCAAGTAAAATTCAATGCACTCTTTTCCACAATGCATTGGAAGAGGTGGGCTGCGAGTGATAGGCCGTAGTTCTCTTGCAGTAGCCAGACAACAAAACTAGGCTACATAATTGGGAAGGTGCCGAATAACGAAGCTTCTGCGGTGGTGTTCAAATGTAGGAAAAGTAGTTTTTGGTTTCTTTAAAATGATCACGAGTATTGCATTGTAAGCTACATCTTTGAAAACAGaagtattttctttttttttttaagtggatTTCTTTTTCCTAATTGAACATTTGTTTTGTTCTCTTGGCCTTCATCAGAGCTTGTCAGAGCTCTTGGCCTCCGTCAGAGCTTTTAAACTAAATACTAAATCATCTTTTGCTGTCCAGCAGTTCTGGAGTGGATGGCTGCCTTTTTaggggctcctaaccaactgtactattttgttagttttttcgcATTCTTTGTAAGttattttgtacgtaatgttGCTGCCaacatctcttatgaccgaaaatagcttctagatatcagaacagtgattactcacctcgaccTGGATGAAGATTTCTTCTTTAATGAATCCGACTCTAAGGATATACAGCTTCCCTGAGACCAGGCCCTAATCCTCGCCAttcgcgtgaagaaaagacggaaatACAGAGTGTggaggtcggggtgccttgtgagaattcgtcggcgagtgggtaaaccacttctaccatccgttctattggcaaacgtgcaatcactggaaaataaactggatgatctacgatcgagactatcctaccaacatgACATTAAAAATGtgaatatcttatgtttcactgagttgtggctgaacgacgacacagataatatagagctggctgggttttccgtgcatcgggaGGACAAAGCAGCTACGTCTGGTTAGACGAGGGTTGGGGTGTGTGCCTATCTGTCAATAatagctggtgcgcgatgtctaatatttaagaagtctcgaggtattcctcacctgaagtagagtacctaatgataagctgtagactacactatctaccaagagagttttcctctatattattcgtagccatctatttgtTACCACAAacctggcactaagaccgcactcaacaagctgtataaggtcataagcaaacaagaaaatgttaATCTAGaggtggcactcctagtggccaaggactttaatgcaggctaacttaaatcagttttaccaaatttcaaccagcatgtcacatgtgcaaccagagggaaaaaaactctagaccacctttactccacacacagagacgcatacaaagctctccctcgccctcaatttggcaaatctgaccataattctatcctcctgattcctgcttacaagcaaaaactaaagcaggaagtaccagtgactcgctcaatacggaagtggtcagatgacacggatgctacactacaggactgttttgattagcacagactggattatgttccgggattcatccattgGCATTGAGCAGTATCCCACCTCAgccaccggcttcatcaataagtgcattgacgatgtcgtccccacagtgactgtacgtacatatccaaacctgaagccatagattacaggcaacatctgcgctgagctaaaggctaggactgccgctttcaaggagcgggacactaatccggacgcttagaATAAATTGTGCTATACCCTCAgactaaccatcaaacaggcaaagcatcaatacaggactaagatggaATCCTACTACCCCGgttctgacgctcgtcggatgtggtagGGCTTGGAAACTATTACCGACTACAAAGGTAAACCCAGCCGCTGATTGCACAGTGATGCAAGCCTAGCAGATGAGCTGAAtgcattttttttctcacttcgaggccagcaacactgaagcatgcatgagagcaccagctgtttctGATGATAGCCAATGTGTtcctctccatagccgatgtgagcaggtcaacattcacaaggctgcggggccagacggattaccaggacatgtactcagagcatgcgcggaccaactggcaagtgtcttcactgacattttcaaccttttcctgactgagtctgtaatacttacatgtttcaagcagaccaccatagtccctgtgcctaagaagGTGAAGGTAACCTGACTAAATGACTACCACTACCACTTACGTCAGTAgccttgaagtgctttaaaaggctggtcatggctcacatcaagacCATCATCCCGACTCCAATTCGaataccaccccaatagatccacagatgatgcactctcaatcgcactccacactgccctttcccacctggacaaaaggaacacctatgtgagaatgctgttcattgaatacagctcagcgttcaacaccatgtgCCCACAAAAAGGACCCTGGGtctaaacacctcactctgcaactcGATCCTGtacttcttgacgggccgcctccaggtggtaagggtaggcaacaacacatctgccacgctgatcctcaacactggggcccctcctgtactccctgttcatccacaactgcatggccaagcacgactccaacacaatcattaagtttgctgacaacacaacagtggtaggcctgatcaccgacaacgatgagacagcctatagggaggaggtcagagaactggcagtgtggtacctggacaacaacctctccctgaatgtgagcaagacaaaggagctgatcgtggattacaggaaatggagggccgaacaggtcccaattaacatcgacggggctgtaatggagcgggtcgagagtttcaagttccttggtgtccacatcaccaacaaactatcatggtccaaacaagacagttgtgaagagggcactcCGGTggctgaaaagattttgcatgggtccccagatcctcaaaaagttccacagctgcaccatcgagagcatcctgacaggttgcatcaccacctAGTATGGTAACTGCTCGACATCCGACCGTACtgcgctacagagggttgtgcgtacggtccagtacatcactgggtccaagcttcctgccatcctggacctATATATTAGGTGGTGTCAAAGGGCCCAAAataatgtcaaagactccagtcacccaagtcatagactgttctctctgctaccgcaaggcaagcggtaccagagcgccaagtctaggtacaAAGGGCCCCTTAACAGCTTGTACCCCCAAGCCATAttactgctgaacaattaatcaaatggccaccaggacTATTTACATATTGACACCAcctccctttgtttttacactgctgctactcactgtttattatctatgaattatcactttcccgctacctacatgtacaaattaactcgactaacctgtacccccgcacattgactcggtaccggcaccccctgtttatagcctcgttattgtaatTTTATTGTAAGTTTTtagtttttaattttatttagtGAAACtaaactatttcttgaactgcattgttgattaagggcttgtaagtaagcgttctacctgttgtatttgacgcatgtgaccaatacaattgcattttattttatttctgaaTGTGTCGGCACCGGGGATTCGGGATGTGGCTGCGGTACTGATGTCATGTTAATcaggccttttgatttgaacgtctggattgttttttgtttttgtaggCTAGGCTACCTATTTAATTATTCAAGCCTTTAGCAGTCATTCAGATCTCGTTCCCAATGATCAGTGCTTCAGTTTATTATGTTGCTGTCCAGCGGTTCTGAATTTGTCCACGTTTTTCGGTCCAATAGCATTTTGATTTGAACATAGGAAACGTTTTAGGGTGTGTTCTAGGCTGTTTAATTTCATTTATATGTGTTACAGCACATATGGTTTCACTAATAAATATGTTAACATGAAACCAAATTATCGGTTTCTGTCTTTAGTCCTTTTTAGATGGGCTATATGGGCTACGGTATAGGTCGAATATGATAGTCTGCCTATAACCAACCTGAATAGGCCTGTAAAGCCATTCTTAATCTATTCAGAGCTTAGAGAAATTAATCTAATTGGAATTTAGCTATTATCAGGCTGGTTAATGCGATGCAAAAAAATATCCACCCACACTCGGCCCCGCCCCACCTGCCCAGCGGCCGTGTCATACTGCATACTTTTTACTAAACGGTATGTGCTAAATAGCATGTGACGATGAGTACGTACACAGTTTAAATGACAGAGTAAAGTTAACTGTAATTGAATGCATTTTTACTCTGCCACATACAACATTTGGTACCAGTCTAAAAGAATAAAACGTACTCTGGCAACAGTTATTTTTTCACAGTTGTATTTGCTGAAGTTAACGTTGATATTTAACTCTACGCCATTGCGTTTCACTTTGTACAGTATTAATTGAAAATAAATCAGTTACTTTTATAACTCTCTACAGGGGTGTTCGTTATTCTAAAGTTCATTATTTAGAGTTAATTCAACTCCTGTGTCGTCAAACTCAACACTATTTGGAGGTTTACATGGGCACATTTCAGGGTGTTATATTAACGTGTCATATAAAGGTAGCTTGCAATATGACATCCAATCTTTGTTGGTATAGATTTTAAAGTGAGGATTGTCCAGCAATTTTACATCACCCACaacttcttattttttttaaactctaaACAGCGTTTtactacctgttgtatttggcgcatgtgacaaataacatttgatttgatttggcttgCATTCagaatgcatgtcagagcagggaGAAGAGCACTGTTGTTAGAGACTACCTACATAAAGTAAACTGGAGAAGCCTTCTCAGTAAGAGTTGCAATAAATCCAACCACTTACAGATTAGATTAGTTTAGGAAAATGTATGTTACATATAACATTGTGTGGATCAGAAATAATTATGGTGAAAacacagatattgaaacaaacaattcaaaAAAATGTACCTGCAACAGAGCATGCTGAGAAATATGACAATAACTCCCACATTTGTGGATACCTCCATAGTTTTATCTAGTGATGGGGAAACAAAGCTTTCTGAAGTATTGAGGTTTTCCAGCCAATTGTGTCGAAAATAGGTTTATTATTGATCACTAGTGGCACCTGCTGGTCAAAAGAATTTAGAGCAGCCAAGTGATTATAGATGACGTCCCACACACTGTAGTGCATACACAGCATAATCTTTTTGTCTTCTACCAAACCAATCAGGTGGTTGTCCGACAAAGCGACATTTCGGACGTCATTGATCACGTGCTTCTGGTAATGCGATACAGGCATCGGCACACTGCTTCGAAGTACACTGCTTAGCGATTTTGACACATGCCTCGGAGCTCCGGTATTAAATGTAACATCACTAGTTTAACCACCTGATTGGTTTGGTGGTTTTGACCAGCAGGTGCCACTAGTGTACACTGTGTTGATCAATGCCTTGAGTAAACAACCTATTTTCGACAGAATTGTCTGGAAAACCTCAATGCTTCAAGAAGCTTTGTTCTGCATCACTAGTTTTAACTCCCTGTCTCTGGTTACTGTTAATGGAGTTCAAAGTACTCCGTCCCAATTAACTCCAGTTATCAACACTAACTCCCGGGAGCGTATCACTCTGTTCAGGGTTAAATCCAGTAGAGTGAATTTAACTCTAAATGTTTTTACTCTGTCATTTCAACTTTACTTGATTTACTGTGTCGTATGCAGTTGAAGTATGCAGTACGTTAGTATGGCCAACGTCACAAGCTTGTCAGGTAAGGAGTTCTCAGTTAAATTCTCATGATTTCAGGGAACTCCTTGTTGGTCAAGAGAACATAAGCCTTTTCACTCTACTGAGCCGAGTCAAGCAttactgggctggcctggttacacatcCAGGATGTGGATGGAAATGATAATGTGAAAATAAAAATATCAGAGCCAGCACGGCATGGTCGGGTCGGCATAGTGTGGATCAGGCACCAGTTATTTTATGGCCACTGCTCTATAGTATATACTCAACCTAAACCCCATCTCCAACTCCTACCTCTGTATGGACGCTGTGCATGCCCAATGTTGATGCACAATCAGTTAGGATTCAGTTAAAGCATGTTCTGTTATATTCCGTGTTAATGCAGGCAGTTGAGTGACGAAATGTAATACTTTGCTTTGATATGTTCTTGCATGACCCGACAGGGGGCAGAGTGACACTTGCCGTTCCACAGAAACACATGAGGCTGCTGATTCTGATGTGACTTTGTCCCTACCAACCTAGCCCCACCCAGCTAGCAGCATGCCGTGCACGGCAAATCAAACTTATACCTCTCtattttctctgtttctctgtttgttCTATCTGTCCgtctttgtcttgtcttgttctgTCCCTGGCCCTTGTCTTTCCTTACAGTCGTTGTGAACGCTTGCTTTGCAATCAGACTAGCGAGTGCCTGGCCTCGCCTCTGAGAATAACCTACTACCACCTCACCTTTCCCACCAACATCCCTGTGCCAACTAACGTCTTTCGCATGGGCCCGTCCAACACAGTGCCCGGAGACCACGTCCAGATTGCCATCGTCGGCGGCAACGAGGGCAGCTTCTTCAGCGCTCAGAGAGTACCCTCTGGTGGCGTGATGGCTGTGGTGGAGCCCATCACTGAGCCACAGGACTTTGAGCTGTCTCTGGAGATGAGACTGCTGCGTTACGGCACCACCAGCACCTACCTAGCCAAAGTCCTTGTGTTTGTTGTCCAGGAGCACCCTATAATGccgttccagagtagagagtagtAGCATAGCAACAAAAATAGGTCTGTAACGACAACAGCAAAAAAAGAGCAAACACTGCCACGATAAGCAAACACTAACACAGCTGACGTAGACCTAAAGCCGCATAGCTGTCATTTGTCTCATTGTTTTTGttcctgttttgtttttgtgatTACTGTAGCTTATTCCATGTATTCCCCAGCAAGACAGGCCAAATGTAATGTTCTCTGTTGGAGGTATGGCGTTTGAATGGCCACTAGGTGGCACTCTAGGGCAGGGTATTGAGGTAGTTGCCTGGGGATGCCTATTGATTACTGTACAGTATTGTGAATGATCATCTACATGGTGTAGTCCTAATATCTTAGTGTTGATTTGTTGAATAAATTGAATCAGACGTTCCATCCGGATCTACTTTCTAACATATAGTATGTTTTGTGGACAGCATCAGATATCTCATTTTGAATAGGAGAATTACATAGCTGGGGGCACTATGACCTGGAACCTAAGTATGCAGTTAATGTATGGGGCAAGAGTATGTGATTTGTAAAAACGTATTTTCAGTGGCACATCTGTTTAATAGAACTGTGATATTCCCGTAGGTGATTA harbors:
- the LOC139370102 gene encoding fibulin-1-like isoform X2; translation: MGPGIVILFSLFGVLNGQGGKQISIDECCKDGRVRGIDNQDCTAIPLISESTTCRIVQEQCCAAVLEDNICTSGINMAKEQGVCDTQFTGSTCETKTAKMCCDCCLLGRAAREHGLTCDHSLSLGYQCGLVSRACCDDGAPDVETSNSLVSDKDNETLTEKENPLPNNMCSSGLAKCAQECVGNSTCACFKGYKLKPDGKNCEDINECLLGASNCRGGEHCINTVGSFRCQREVSCGTGYELTDSNNCKDIDECESGTHNCSPDFECQNTQGSFRCLPKNQCGDGYIQDAMGSCIDINECLAQTEPCRPGQLCMNTMGSFTCQRNSINCGRGYHLNDGGNRCVDIDECKGPDGACAGHGCINLVGSFRCECKAGFIFNSISRVCEDINECRHYPGRLCAHKCENVLGSYKCSCTQGFKLASDGRNCDDLNECESSPCSQECANVYGSYQCYCRRGYQLSDIDGINCEDIDECALPTGGHICSYRCNNTPGSFHCTCPASGYTLAPNGRSCQDVDECVTGTHTCSVTESCFNVQGGFRCLSFECPPNYRQAGEMARVERSDTIRCVKSCQPNDIGCVLDPVHSISHTVISLPTFREFTKPEEIVFLRTMSPAHSSPQLSSDIVFDILEGNVQNSFDIVKRQEHGMIVGVVRQVKPLIGSLNMVLKLAMNYVTSGVVSHRNIVNVHIFVSEFWF
- the LOC139370102 gene encoding fibulin-1-like isoform X3, which produces MGPGIVILFSLFGVLNGQGGKQISIDECCKDGRVRGIDNQDCTAIPLISESTTCRIVQEQCCAAVLEDNICTSGINMAKEQGVCDTQFTGSTCETKTAKMCCDCCLLGRAAREHGLTCDHSLSLGYQCGLVSRACCDDGAPDVETSNSLVSDKDNETLTEKENPLPNNMCSSGLAKCAQECVGNSTCACFKGYKLKPDGKNCEDINECLLGASNCRGGEHCINTVGSFRCQREVSCGTGYELTDSNNCKDIDECESGTHNCSPDFECQNTQGSFRCLPKNQCGDGYIQDAMGSCIDINECLAQTEPCRPGQLCMNTMGSFTCQRNSINCGRGYHLNDGGNRCVDIDECKGPDGACAGHGCINLVGSFRCECKAGFIFNSISRVCEDINECRHYPGRLCAHKCENVLGSYKCSCTQGFKLASDGRNCDDLNECESSPCSQECANVYGSYQCYCRRGYQLSDIDGINCEDIDECALPTGGHICSYRCNNTPGSFHCTCPASGYTLAPNGRSCQDVDECVTGTHTCSVTESCFNVQGGFRCLSFECPPNYRQAGEIRCERLLCNQTSECLASPLRITYYHLTFPTNIPVPTNVFRMGPSNTVPGDHVQIAIVGGNEGSFFSAQRVPSGGVMAVVEPITEPQDFELSLEMRLLRYGTTSTYLAKVLVFVVQEHPIMPFQSRE
- the LOC139370102 gene encoding fibulin-1-like isoform X1; translated protein: MGPGIVILFSLFGVLNGQGGKQISIDECCKDGRVRGIDNQDCTAIPLISESTTCRIVQEQCCAAVLEDNICTSGINMAKEQGVCDTQFTGSTCETKTAKMCCDCCLLGRAAREHGLTCDHSLSLGYQCGLVSRACCDDGAPDVETSNSLVSDKDNETLTEKENPLPNNMCSSGLAKCAQECVGNSTCACFKGYKLKPDGKNCEDINECLLGASNCRGGEHCINTVGSFRCQREVSCGTGYELTDSNNCKDIDECESGTHNCSPDFECQNTQGSFRCLPKNQCGDGYIQDAMGSCIDINECLAQTEPCRPGQLCMNTMGSFTCQRNSINCGRGYHLNDGGNRCVDIDECKGPDGACAGHGCINLVGSFRCECKAGFIFNSISRVCEDINECRHYPGRLCAHKCENVLGSYKCSCTQGFKLASDGRNCDDLNECESSPCSQECANVYGSYQCYCRRGYQLSDIDGINCEDIDECALPTGGHICSYRCNNTPGSFHCTCPASGYTLAPNGRSCQDVDECVTGTHTCSVTESCFNVQGGFRCLSFECPPNYRQAGEIRARVERSDTIRCVKSCQPNDIGCVLDPVHSISHTVISLPTFREFTKPEEIVFLRTMSPAHSSPQLSSDIVFDILEGNVQNSFDIVKRQEHGMIVGVVRQVKPLIGSLNMVLKLAMNYVTSGVVSHRNIVNVHIFVSEFWF